From one Thermopolyspora flexuosa genomic stretch:
- a CDS encoding DUF3027 domain-containing protein, translated as MSRTRTRTPVADPACVDAVDLARKAAEEIARPGEVGEHLGFDVEGDRVITHYFACLDRAYRGWRWAVTVARAARARHVTVSETVLLSGEGALLPPTWVPWSERLRPGDLGVGDILPAPADDDRLVPGYTSADDECDHQMIWELGLGRARVLSAHGRDLAVRRWYGGDHGPHTPIAYAAPAQCSTCGFYWPLAGSLGHMFGVCANEYAPDDGRVVSADHGCGAHSEAAVPSPATETAPPILDDMGYDLMDEPDELRAGEEGKPGEDEVPPGSVDETASEPFGHS; from the coding sequence GTGAGTCGTACCCGCACCCGAACCCCCGTCGCCGACCCGGCCTGCGTGGACGCCGTCGACCTGGCCCGGAAGGCGGCCGAGGAGATCGCCCGTCCGGGTGAGGTGGGCGAGCACCTGGGTTTCGACGTCGAAGGCGATCGCGTCATCACACATTACTTCGCCTGCCTGGACCGGGCCTACCGTGGGTGGCGGTGGGCCGTCACCGTGGCGCGCGCCGCCCGCGCCCGCCACGTCACCGTGAGCGAGACCGTGCTGCTGTCCGGCGAGGGCGCGCTGCTGCCGCCCACCTGGGTGCCGTGGAGCGAGCGGCTGCGCCCGGGGGACCTCGGGGTCGGCGACATCCTGCCCGCCCCGGCCGACGACGACCGGCTCGTGCCGGGCTACACGTCGGCCGACGACGAGTGCGACCACCAGATGATCTGGGAGCTCGGCCTGGGCCGGGCCCGCGTGCTCTCCGCCCACGGCCGTGACCTGGCGGTGCGCCGCTGGTACGGCGGCGACCACGGCCCGCACACCCCGATCGCCTACGCGGCCCCGGCGCAGTGCTCGACCTGCGGCTTCTACTGGCCGCTCGCGGGCTCGCTCGGGCACATGTTCGGCGTGTGCGCCAACGAGTACGCGCCGGACGACGGCCGCGTGGTCTCGGCCGACCACGGCTGCGGCGCCCACTCCGAGGCGGCCGTGCCGTCCCCGGCCACCGAGACCGCCCCGCCGATCCTCGACGACATGGGGTACGACCTCATGGACGAGCCCGACGAGCTGCGCGCGGGCGAGGAGGGCAAGCCCGGCGAGGACGAGGTGCCGCCGGGTTCGGTGGACGAGACCGCCTCCGAGCCGTTCGGCCATTCCTGA